In Bos taurus isolate L1 Dominette 01449 registration number 42190680 breed Hereford chromosome 9, ARS-UCD2.0, whole genome shotgun sequence, a single genomic region encodes these proteins:
- the FUT9 gene encoding 4-galactosyl-N-acetylglucosaminide 3-alpha-L-fucosyltransferase 9 (The RefSeq protein has 1 substitution compared to this genomic sequence) yields MTSASKGILRPFLIVCIILACSMVCLFIYIKPTNSWIFSPMESASSVLKMKNFFSTKTGDFNETTILIWVWPFGQTFDLTSCQAMFNIQGCHLTTDRSLYNKSHAVLIHHRDISWDLTNLPQQARPPFQKWIWMNLESPTHTPQKSGIEHLFNLTLTYRRDSDIQVPYGFLTVSTNPFVFEVPNKEKLVCWVVSNWNPEHARVKYYNELSKSIEIHTYGQAFGEYVTDKNLIPTISTCKFYLSFENSIHKDYITEKLYNAFLAGSVPVVLGPSRENYENYIPADSFIHVEDYNSPSELAKYLKEVDKNNKLYLSYFNWRKDFTVNLPRFWESHACLACDHVKRHQEYKSVGNLEKWFWN; encoded by the coding sequence ATGACCTCAGCATCCAAAGGAATTCTCCGCCCATTTTTAATTGTCTGCATTATCCTGGCCTGCTTCATGGTGTGTCTGTTCATTTACATCAAGCCCACCAACAGCTGGATCTTCAGCCCGATGGAGTCAGCCAGCTCAGtgctgaaaatgaaaaatttcttcTCCACCAAAACTGGTGATTTTAATGAAACTACTATTCTGATTTGGGTGTGGCCATTTGGGCAGACCTTTGACCTTACATCTTGCCAAGCAATGTTCAACATCCAAGGATGCCATCTCACGACAGACCGTTCTCTGTACAACAAGTCTCACGCAGTTCTGATCCACCACCGAGACATCAGTTGGGATCTGACCAATTTACCTCAGCAGGCGAGGCCACCCTTCCAGAAATGGATTTGGATGAATTTGGAATCACCGACTCACACACCACAGAAGAGTGGCATTGAGCACCTGTTCAACCTGACTCTGACTTATCGCCGTGACTCAGATATCCAAGTGCCTTATGGTTTCTTGACCGTAAGCACAAACCCCTTCGTGTTTGAAGTGCCAAACAAAGAGAAGTTAGTGTGCTGGGTTGTAAGTAACTGGAACCCTGAGCATGCCAGAGTCAAGTATTACAATGAGCTAAGCAAAAGCATTGAAATCCATACCTATGGGCAAGCATTTGGAGAATACGTGACTGATAAAAATTTGATTCCTACCATATCTACTTGcaaattttatctttcctttgaaAACTCAATCCACAAAGATTACATCACAGAAAAGCTCTACAATGCTTTTCTGGCTGGCTCTGTGCCTGTTGTTTTGGGGCCATCTAGGGAAAACTATGAGAATTATATTCCagcagattcattcattcatgtggaAGATTATAACTCTCCCAGTGAGCTAGCTAAGTATCTGAAGGAAGTAgacaaaaacaataaattataCCTTAGTTACTTTAACTGGAGGAAAGATTTCACAGTAAATCTTCCTCGATTTTGGGAATCACATGCATGCTTGGCTTGTGACCATGTGAAAAGGCATCAAGAGTATAAATCCGTTGGTAATTTAGAGAAATGGTTTTGGAATTAA